The DNA region GGGCATGACTATGCACCGTATGCCTTTGTTCGTGTGGGCGATGTATTCCACGGCGATTTTGCAGCTTCTTGCAACTCCGGTTTTGGGTATCACTTTGATGTTGTTGGCAGCTGAGAAAATCTTCGGTGTTGGTATCTTCGATCCAGCATTGGGCGGTGACCCGGTATTGTTCCAGCATTTCTTCTGGTTCTATTCGCATCCAGCGGTTTACATCATGATCTTGCCAGCGATGGGTGTGATCTCTGAGATCATCACTGCTTTCTCTCGCAAAGTTATCTTTGGTTATACGGCAATTGCATACTCTTCTTTGGGTATCGCAGCGGTTTCCTTCTTCGTTTGGGGACATCACATGTTCGTATCCGGTCAGTCTGAACTTGCCGGTATCATGTTCTCTTTCATCACGATGCTGGTTGGGGTTCCGACGGCGATCAAGATGTTCAACTGGGTTGCGACGATCTACAAAGGTTCTGTCAGCTTTGATTCCCCGATGTTGTTCGCTCTTGGTTTCTTGTTCCTGTTCGCTATCGGTGGTGTGACAGGTATCATGCTTGCGACTCTTCCAATCGACGTTCACTTCCATGACACTTACTTCGTGGTAGCTCACTTCCACTACGTAATGGTGGGTGGTACTTTGATGGCGTTGATGGGTGGCTTCTATTACTGGTTCCCGAAAATGTTCGGTAAGAACTTCAACGAAGCTTTGGCTCGTTTGTCCTTCGTGTTCATCTTTATCGGTTTCAACGTGACGTTCTTCCCTCAGTTCATCCTGGGCGCGATGGGTATGCCACGTCGTTACTTCGATTACATCCCGAACTATGAACAGCTGAATAAAGTTTCAACTGTAGGTTCTTGGTTGATCCTTATCGGTTTCTTGATCGGTCTTTATGCGATTGTACAAGGTATCAGAAAAGGTTCGAAAGCGGTTGCAAACCCATGGGGCGCAAAAACTCTTGAGTGGCAGACAGCTTCACCTCCACCACAATTTAACTTCGATGTTGAACCAGTAGTAACAGCGGGGCCTTATGAGTACAGATAATGTAACACATCCACACGCAGCACACGTGTCGCATCACTTTAACGATGCGACTCAGGAATATGACAGCGGTAAGCAGGGTATTTGGTTGTTCATGGTAACCGAGATCCTGATGTTCGGAGCGTTGTTGATCGGTTATGGAATCTTCCATCACCTTTATCCTGCGATGTTCTCTGAAGGAGCGAAGCAACTTGATTGGAAATTGGGTTTCGTAAATACCCTGGTTCTGATCTTCTCTTCTTTCACAATGGCGATCTCAATCCAGTTGATCCAGCGTAATCAGATAAAAAAAGCTGCAATGGCTTTGGCGATCACGATTCTTTGCGGTGCGGTCTTCATGGTGATCAAGTACTTCGAGTGGACACATAAATTCCATTTGGGCTTCTATCCAGGCCGTTTCCTGGATTTGGCTAAGACGGGTGCAGAGCACGCAAACCTTGGTATGTACTTTGGTTTCTACTTCTGTATGTCCGGTCTGCACGGTCTTCACGTATTGATTGGTATGGGATTGATCACATGGTTGTTGATCAGAACGATCCGCGGTGAGTTCCACTCCCAATACTGGATTCCAGTAGAGGGTGTTGGTATCTTCTGGCATATCGTCGATTTGATCTGGATCTTCTTATTCCCTCTTCTTTATTTGGTGGGTTAACAATGGCAGCAGCACACAATCAAAATAACGATCAAAACGTTCTTCATCCGCACATTTCTCCGACTTCCATGTATTTGAAAGTCGGGGGCGCATTGTTCGGTTTGACTATCCTGACGGTAATTGCCCATCAATTCCACGAAGCTTTGGGTGCTTTCAATGCACTTGTGGCTTTCGGGATTGCAGCGATCAAAGCCGGTCTGGTTTTATTGTACTTCATGCATTTGAAGGACGATAACAACATGAATCGCGTGATCTTTGCGTCTGGTTTCTTTTTCTTGATCGTTCTTCTTCTCTTTAGCGTAGTGGATATTGCATCTCGTGCTTTAGAGGTAAGTCCTCTTTAAGATCGTGTTAAAAACATACGCGGATCTTACCAAGTTTGGCATAGTCGTTTTCTCCGTTTTGGCGGGATTAGCCGGCTATGCCACGGGTTTTCAAAGTGAAAATCCATTCGACTGGAAACTCTTCTTGGAAGCTCTTCTGGGAATCTATTTCTTAAGTTCAGGTTCTTTGGCACTAAATCAGGTGCAAGACTGGCAGCTTGATAAAAAAATGCCCCGCACAGCGAATCGTCCCATCCCTGCAGGTCGTTTGAAACCAGCAGCGGCGGGTATTCTTGCTGTGACATTTATCTTCGTGGGACTTCAGCTCTTGTTCATGGTTCAGCCTATGGCTGGATTGGTGGGGCTGGTTTGCGTTCTGTTTTACAACGGTCCATACACTCTTTATCTTAAAAAGAAGTGGGCTTATGGTGCGGTTCCGGGTGCATTCCCAGGCGCTTTGCCTGTAACGATCGGCTACGCTGCCGCAAATCCGGATATTTTTAATTCCGAATCCATCTACTTGTTCCTGATCATGTTCATTTGGCAAATGCCGCACTTTTGGGTTTTGGCAATTCGCTACAAGGATGACTATGCAGCCGGCGATATTCCGGTTTTGCCAGTGGCTCGTGGTATCGACAAAACATTGGAACAAATCGCTCTTTGGACTTTTGCGTATGTGGGGGTTGCACTGGCGGCACCATTGTTCGTTCATGCCAGCTGGTTGTACATCCTTCTGACTTTCCCGTTCGTGTTTAAGGTTTTGCAGGAACTTTATCGTTATTACAAATCCAAGGGCACTCAACGTTGGATGGCCTTCTTTATGTGGCTTAACGTAAGTATGCTGGTCTTTATCATCATCCCAGTCATTGATAAGTGGCACTTCCTGATTACAGAGCGTAACTAAAAAAAAGCCCGGTTTCCCGGGCTTTTTTCGTTTAGGGCTTTCTAAGATCTTCAGGTGTGTCGATCTGACGACTGAAGTGAGCTTTGATAAAGGCTGGATGCTGATCCAGATTGCCAAAGACTTTCATCACTGTCGGGTATTTGCTTAAGTCGACGTGAAAGCGCTGGCAGGTGATGATTTGAGGGTAAAGGACCACGTCCGCCATAGTCACCTGATCACCAAAGCAGTATTTGCCTGAAAACTCGGGCAAAGTTTTCTCCAGGGCTTCAAGGCCCTGAATAACCCACTTCTGCACCCACTG from Bdellovibrio sp. GT3 includes:
- the ctaD gene encoding cytochrome c oxidase subunit I yields the protein MGSHSSSAHGENYINCEKGLWSWLTTIDHKRIGIMYMIAVMFFFFVGGVMALLLRLELFAPNATAGVGQVLKNGDAYNQVLTYHGAIMVFMVIVPGIPAILGNFFLPIHLGAKDMAFPKINLLSWYVFMAGALLAVATFFLSKIDTGWTFYTPYSIRTGTSVVVMVVAAFIMGMSSILTGLNMIVTVHKLRAPGMTMHRMPLFVWAMYSTAILQLLATPVLGITLMLLAAEKIFGVGIFDPALGGDPVLFQHFFWFYSHPAVYIMILPAMGVISEIITAFSRKVIFGYTAIAYSSLGIAAVSFFVWGHHMFVSGQSELAGIMFSFITMLVGVPTAIKMFNWVATIYKGSVSFDSPMLFALGFLFLFAIGGVTGIMLATLPIDVHFHDTYFVVAHFHYVMVGGTLMALMGGFYYWFPKMFGKNFNEALARLSFVFIFIGFNVTFFPQFILGAMGMPRRYFDYIPNYEQLNKVSTVGSWLILIGFLIGLYAIVQGIRKGSKAVANPWGAKTLEWQTASPPPQFNFDVEPVVTAGPYEYR
- a CDS encoding cytochrome c oxidase subunit 3 family protein: MSTDNVTHPHAAHVSHHFNDATQEYDSGKQGIWLFMVTEILMFGALLIGYGIFHHLYPAMFSEGAKQLDWKLGFVNTLVLIFSSFTMAISIQLIQRNQIKKAAMALAITILCGAVFMVIKYFEWTHKFHLGFYPGRFLDLAKTGAEHANLGMYFGFYFCMSGLHGLHVLIGMGLITWLLIRTIRGEFHSQYWIPVEGVGIFWHIVDLIWIFLFPLLYLVG
- a CDS encoding cytochrome C oxidase subunit IV family protein, which encodes MAAAHNQNNDQNVLHPHISPTSMYLKVGGALFGLTILTVIAHQFHEALGAFNALVAFGIAAIKAGLVLLYFMHLKDDNNMNRVIFASGFFFLIVLLLFSVVDIASRALEVSPL
- the cyoE gene encoding heme o synthase; the protein is MLKTYADLTKFGIVVFSVLAGLAGYATGFQSENPFDWKLFLEALLGIYFLSSGSLALNQVQDWQLDKKMPRTANRPIPAGRLKPAAAGILAVTFIFVGLQLLFMVQPMAGLVGLVCVLFYNGPYTLYLKKKWAYGAVPGAFPGALPVTIGYAAANPDIFNSESIYLFLIMFIWQMPHFWVLAIRYKDDYAAGDIPVLPVARGIDKTLEQIALWTFAYVGVALAAPLFVHASWLYILLTFPFVFKVLQELYRYYKSKGTQRWMAFFMWLNVSMLVFIIIPVIDKWHFLITERN